Part of the Candidatus Omnitrophota bacterium genome is shown below.
GGGAAAAAATCGGCGTGATGTTTGGTTCTCCTGAGACAACTCCGGGAGGCCGGGCGCTTAAATTTTATTCATCAGTAAGATTGGATGTGCGCAGGATTGCTTACTTAAAAGAAGCGGATAAAGTTATTGGTAATCATGTCAGGGTAAGGGTAGTGAAAAATAAAGTTGCTCCGCCTTTTCGCGAGGCCGAATTTGATATTCTGCACAATGAAGGGATCGCAAAAACCGGCGCGGTGATTGATGCGGCGGTAAATTTAGAAGTTGTCGCTAAATCCGGTACCTGGCTTTCATATGAAGATAAGAAATTAGGCCAGGGCAGGGAGGCGGCGATAAAATTCTTAAAAGAGAATCCAAAAGTACAGGAAGATATTGAAAAAGCAGCACGTAAAAAGTCAAGCGAGGCTGAATAAGCCGCAAAGCCATAACGCGGAAAAAGCCAGAGCCTATGCTTTTCTGCTCCTAAAATTTCGCCTGCGCAGTGAAGCTGAGCTAAAGGGGCGGCTAAAGCAAAAAGGATTCTCCGAAGAATTAAGCCAGGATACGGTTAATTTTTTAAAGGATAAAGAGTTTATCGATGACCGCGTTTTTGCCAAGGGTTGGGTGGCCTCCCGTCTTAAGCGGCCGTTTGGCATAAGAAGAATAAAACAAGAGCTTATCGCTAAAGGCTTAAATAAAGGAATTATTGAGGATTCGCTGGTCCAGGCAAAAAAAGATTACAGCGAAGATCAGGTAGTCAGCCAGCTAGCTCAGCAGAGATTTTCAAGGTTAAGCAAGATAGAGCCGCAGAAAGCAAAAGCGCGGGTATACGCGTATTTATTGCGCCGAGGTTTCTCACCGGATGTAGTAGGTGAAATAATCCAACAATTATGACCGCGGATATTTTAAGAGAAAAATTCCTGGATTTTTTTAAAGCCAGGAAACACAAAATTATTGACAGCGATTCTTTAGTTCCCAAGGATGACCCGACGGTGCTATTTACTCCTGCCGGGATGAATCAATTCAAAAAAGAATTCCTGGGTTTTGATTCTGGTTTTAAGCGCGCCTCTACTTCACAGCGCTGCCTGCGCACGGATGACCTGGATAAAGTAGGCAAGACCAGCGTGCACCATACTTTTTTTGAAATGCTGGGAAATTTTTCTTTCGGGGATTATTTCAAGAAAGAAGCGATATCCTGGGCCTGGGAGTTTTTGACCGAAGAACTAAGGATACCCGCGGATAAACTTTGGGTTTCAGTATATCAGGATGATGCTGAGGCTTATGATATCTGGAAGAGTGTTGTAAAAATTCCCGCGCAGAAAATTGTCAGATTAGGGGATAAGGACAATTTCTGGCCGGCGGAAGCAAAGGCTAAAGGCCCAAATGGCCCTTGCGGCCCCTGTTCAGAGATATTTTTTGATTTTGGAAATGATGTGGGATGTAAAAAACCGGATTGCACGCCGGCTTGCAGTTGCGGGAGGTTTGCTGAAATTTGGAATTTGGTGTTTACCCAATTTAATCGTAAAGCCGATGGATCCTTGGAGCCATTGCCTAATAAGAATATCGATACCGGCATGGGCCTTGAGAGAT
Proteins encoded:
- a CDS encoding regulatory protein RecX → MKKQHVKSQARLNKPQSHNAEKARAYAFLLLKFRLRSEAELKGRLKQKGFSEELSQDTVNFLKDKEFIDDRVFAKGWVASRLKRPFGIRRIKQELIAKGLNKGIIEDSLVQAKKDYSEDQVVSQLAQQRFSRLSKIEPQKAKARVYAYLLRRGFSPDVVGEIIQQL